The Heliomicrobium gestii genome segment TGCCTGCACCCACTGACGACACATATCCCCCAGATTCCCCCCCTTCAGATCGGCGGCAGCCATCGATTGCCAGCCAAGGGCAACGCCCTTGGTGGCCGCCGCCAGCACCGCCCCTGTCGTCATGGCCAAGCGGCGCAAGGTCAACGCCGGCAGGAAAGCCCCCACCTTCCCCGGCTGGCTCCTGATCACTTGCCACTCTATTCGGTCAACCACTTGGTGATCCGAACGACCGTCCCTTGGCCGACACGAGAATCGATCGAAAATTCATCCATCAGACGGCGAGCGCCGCTCAGGCCGAGCCCCAGACCGCTGCCGCTGGTAAAACCGACGGTCATGGCCAGTTCCACATCGGCGATGCCCGGTCCCTGATCGTGAAAGATAAATTGCAAGCCCTTGCGTTTGCCTTTTCCCTCACCTGCCACCTCCCAGCACTCCATCGTCCCCCGTCCGGCGTAGAGGAAGGTGTTGCGGGCCAGTTCGCTGACGGCGGTGGTGATGCGGGTCTGGTCGATCAGGGAAAAACCAAGTCCGATTGCCGCCTTGCGGGCAAGTTGGCGGGCGAGGACGATATCCGGCTCGGTGGTGATCTCCACCCGGCCGATCATTGGCCGTTCCCCCTTCGGATATTTCCGACATTCCCGTTGAAT includes the following:
- a CDS encoding anti-sigma regulatory factor, producing MIGRVEITTEPDIVLARQLARKAAIGLGFSLIDQTRITTAVSELARNTFLYAGRGTMECWEVAGEGKGKRKGLQFIFHDQGPGIADVELAMTVGFTSGSGLGLGLSGARRLMDEFSIDSRVGQGTVVRITKWLTE